The DNA sequence GATCCTTCCAACCCGGTTCATCTTCTGAGGAGACCGTCCTTCAAGCTCGTTATATATAGGTTGAACATTAAAATGGCAGACGTAAGCATTGGTCATGATAGGAATCACCACAAGCAAATCTAATATTGCCTTCTTCGACCCAAAATCTGGTGACATCCTAGGAGAGTCTGTTTTCCCTTCAGCAAGCTTAATAGAAGCTATAGCACAAGCAACCACAACAAACACAACTGCAAGAGCTACAGAAGCAGCCGAAGTGACGCTCAATGAATCAATCTTGTCCAAGGCACAAAGGGGTGCTAAGAAAACCACCAACATAAACAAAATCAGTAGCCTTCTATGATCCCAAACCCCATGCCCCAGCCATTGATCGAAAACCCCCACATGATGAAGTGAACCAGACATAACATCCCCCATAATTATCAAATACACCACCAACACGCCTGCATTGTTGACGATTATGCAAATCTCCGATATTATCCTCGCGGGTCTTCCCAAGGCATACTGAACAACCTCCCCATAGGATGTAGCCTTTGACAAAACCGAAAATCTCACCAACAATTCGACACTAACTTCAGACAAAATACCCATCAAGATTATCAAAATAAACCCCCAAACCACACCAAGAACCTTCATGGTGGCAGGCAGAGCCATAATCCCAGCCCCAATAATGGTAGTGGTGAGATTAAACACCGCCCCGGAGATTCCAGACCCACCATCACGCTTAGACCCATCAACAACAAGCGGATAATTCCCATCATGAAAATTAAGACTATCATCAAAATCATCACCATCGTCTATATTGAACCTTTCATCCTCATAAGTGTGGAAATTCCCACCGGATTTGGGACCAAGTCTCGGGCTTTCAGTATCATTTTGCGATTGCAATTCTAAATACGAGGTTTTGCGAATAGCTGAATAGTTACTATCCATTATAACATAGAACAAATCAGATCTGAGAAAAGGGAAACCAAAAAAACTTACTAGATGTTTGGAATTCGGAAACCCAACAAAGATTTGAGCTTCCTGACGTTTTTCTGGGTCCGAAGAATGACTCTGGATCTCAAGGTCAACAACTTGTGTCCCTCTTCTGTGTCCTATGGGGAGGAAAGAGGTGGGGAAGTAAATAAGGATTGTCTCTATTGGTTTATTTTTCAAACGTGGACTTCCCCGCCGTGGATTTTGGTTTTTTGCTTGTTTTCGTGAAAGATaaagtgttttgtttttctgtgcAACTTACGTCGTCTTCATTGGGGGCTACTGACTTAGATCCGTAGCACACTGTGCATATGTAAATTAAAGACGAAGGCATATATCGTAGAACTTTAGacgaaattttctttttctttttctgcttttttttaTGCTGAAAGTTAGATGAGAATGTGAAATCAAAGTAGGTTGGGGAGATTAAACAGGTggggtgctttttttttttttttggctaagaAAAAGTTACAATATTGATTTTTCATAAAGTAAAGTTACGATAAGTAGATCTTCTGCTTAGTTCTCTTTTTTACTTGGGTCTTTTTAGCTTTTTATCATAAACTACCATGTGTCCAAAAACACATCTAACAGCTCCTATCTTtattgtatttattttatcttttgcatttccatattctctctctctctctctctctctctctctctctctctctctctctctctctctctctctctctctcaatcttaTTATTTTTCCAAATTTTAGTCTAAAAGTACAAACcacaacaaacaataacaagtAGCTTCAAATGTCGGTGCTACTAGGAATTACAGGATtgagatggaagagagagagacatagAGAGAGTAGTCATCCATTTCCAACACAAAGTGTTCTATTTTACTTATTGGAGTCCGGTCATAATAATACACATCTAGCTTAAGTTCCTCATGATCAAATCAATAGGATTTGTAAGAAACCATGTGACGCGGTAGGCGAAAAAATTTTGTAAATCACAAACGCCACAACCCAACGCATCACTATCATCTTCTCTCATGAGCGTTCTATACACCACTAGGCAAGGGAATTCACCTTCGATATGATTAAGCAGATCACTCAAATCAATGGCTTGAATCATCAACACCACCGACTTATCATGCATGTGTTCTCTGAAACACATGTACAAATGTAAATTAAAGATGAAGGCATATATCGTAGAACTTTAGATGAATagggaattttttttctttttctttttctaatttttttatgCCGAAAGTTAGATGAGAATGTGAAATCAAAGTAGGTTGAGGAGATTAAACAGGTGgggtgcttttttttttggttaggaAAAAGTTACGATATTGATCTATCATAAAGTAAAGTTACGATATGTAGATCTTCTGCTGAGCTCTCTTTTTTACTTGGGTCTTTTTAGCTTTTTATCATAAACTACCACGTGTCTAAAAACACATCTAATAGCTCCTATCTTtattgtatttattttatcttttgcatttccatattatctctctctctctgtctctctcaatCTTCTTATTTTTTCATATTTCAGTCTAAAAGTACAAACcacaacaaacaataacaagtAGCTTCAAATTTCGATATTTCGATGCTACTAGGAATTACAGGATggagatggaagagagagagattagtcATCCATTTCCAACACAAAGTGTTCTATTTTACTGATTGGAGTCTGGTCCTAATAATACACATCTGGCTTGGGTTCCTCATGATCAAATCAATAGGATTTGTAAGAAACCATGTGACGCGGTAGGCGAAAAAATTCTGTAAATCACAAACGCCACAACCCAACGCATCACTGTCATCTTCTCTCATGAGAGTTCTATACGCCACTAGGCAAGGGAATTCACCTTCGATATGATTAAGAAGATCGCTCAAATTAATGGCTTGAATCATCAACACCACCAATTTATCATGCATGTGTTCTCTGAAACACATGTGCAAACTTCTCTTATTAATGTTAGCCGACGTAATCTCACTACGCTGAAAATGAAGATTCTTATCAATATTAGCTACCGTAATCTCATTAAGCTGAATAGAAAGATTTACTGCCAGTTCTAGAATTGGCCCGCTTAAAATAGGCCGGGCCAGCCCATTTGGTACCTCTAGTTACAAGTTGAGGTAGTTCCAGGTTGGTGCTttaggtggtggtggtgttgcaAAGGCATCGACTGTGAGTGAGGGGGAACGGTTGGCCATACTTCTTGATTTGGGTCACACTGTCACACATAATGACCAATCTTTCACAGaccgaataaaaaaaaattggcactACCTTAAGTAACGTCAACTTTAACAACCACTCTGTTGCGTATCGCATATGCAACAACTTCTAGGTCACAGAAAAACATCAATGGTGGATCTAAATTCGGCTGCAGTTTGATGCTGCCAATGAGCATCCCAAATAAAAGGCCAATACAAGCCCAGGTCCGAGATTCAAACCCATTTTGTCAGTTTGTTTTAGGCCCAACTTCATCACTTTGGTCAAATTTATCACGTACAAAACTGATATCATTAGCTTtgaatattcttttttttttgtttttgagaataTAGCTTTGAATATTCTTAAGAGTGGGGTgtatttggaaacatagtctaATCAATCCATTAAAGAATTTAATCCGTATTCTGGTTTGACTGGTTTCCATTATTTATTTGCACATACCACTTGTCCATTTCAATGCGTCTTTAATCAATCAGTCTTACGCTCATCTTGTACAAATACAATAACAAGATTTCCAGATCCAAACATAATGAGgagtgagagagaagagagagctagAGTCTTAATCACACACCATATTTTGTCCCTTGTTGTATACATTTCTGGTCCAAGTTATTCACCCAATCTCTCTCAACAATGACCTTTTCTTTTCCCTATTTTTCGCATTATTGTTCTCCACCTATGATGAAAAGATATCAATATCATGATATTTCATTTCATGCATGAGAAattgtccaaaaaagaaaaaagagagaaattgtATGACAACTTACAACAAGGCCTTGGCTCTTCTCTTTTCCTGTTTTTGAAGAAGAGTGCTAAGCTTTTATTCAAAGGTCAAATCAAAGGGTTACAATCCTGTGTTGTAGAATGTTGAGAATACAGTTTGGAACTCTACCAAACCATGCATCTCATTGGTCAGATTCAAAAGCTATGTTGGCTAACCTATGAGCTTCTAGGTGCATACTTGATTTGGACACCCTGAATGCTTTCTCTTGCAACACTAGTTAGTAAGTTCGCCAATAAATTCACGTACGTGTTCCGTTCCAAATCCTAAGGTTCGGAATAAAAACGCATTTTTTTATGCTAAATGTATTAAACGCGAATTGTACATATTGCCGTATTTTGTAATTTGGAAAAACGAATGTTTAGATTTTCCATGCATTAGACATTAAACTCTCCAATACGTTTTTAGTTTCCCAACTGTAcattaattaataaaaaaatcagTAATTAAATAAGACTAGGACTCTAGGTCTAGGATAAGACCCATTTAGTAATTAGGCAGTTGTTTTGATAACAATTTTAAGTTTCTTCTATTAGTATATGTCAATTATCAATTATATCTCTAATATAGGTGTATGGTGGGATTATTGTAGGGATAGCCTTCCCATATTGAAAAAGCATGTTATTCGAATATTGAGTCAGCCTGATAGTTCTTCATCGTGTGAGAGAAATTAGAGTGTATTTGAGGCTGCAcagacaaagaaaagaaatagattGGCACCGCTATGCTAAAGAATCTTTTCTATGTGGGGATGATCTCTTTCAATAATTTTAACCGTTGATTCTTTAGATTTTTATATTAGAATTGTGTCCACAAAAAATCActaaatccataatcatttggtcattcaaaattgtgtaaataaatgtATTCCGTTagataaaactaaaacaaacattgtgttaatcaaatggttaaacgttATCTGATTTGACTtattttttgtaggattcatacGTATATatgtaactagagaatgaatgATTTAGACTATAAACTACATGCTAAAGATAAAAACatcctcaaatttcaaatttaatgtaGTCCTCTCTAAatcatatatatgtgtttgtgttgCTTCTGGGTAAAaacgatgaagaagaagacgaggtACGTATTAGATAGATAGCTAGTGTTTTATTTGATTTGCCAACTTTTTTTTGTCTCCAGGCCATATGTAAAGGCAATAAAACAACTCATCATTCATGAATGTTTATACACTAGCTAAATGGTTGGCCACCAGATGATAAAACAACCCAGAACCAACAAGTAAAGGAAGTTAAACTGGTTTCATGATACTCCGAAATTTCATACTCACACGTTTACATTCTCTAAGTGAGGCATCGGTCATATTATTTAGCTATGTATTGTATAACTTTTGTAAAAGATAATTAGAAATGTGACGTCTATGATCGATATAGAAAGATGTTGACCAAAACAGGATATGGTACAGATGCATGTATGGTTTCTTGGCTTTCCGTTGTGGTATATAGAAATCAATTTAAACAAGGTTCAACATCAACATCAGAAATCACATGTTCAGGTGGAAGGAAATTCAAAACTTGTCATCGATAGtcttataggaaaaatcagaaagaggtgtatttagggtttagggcgtGAGGCGCTGTTGCTAAACTAGAGTTTGTTTTGTGGCAACAGtccattattatttttcatcCGACTATGTCTAATAAAGTGATGATTTGTTATGAGATTGTCaattttgataaaataaaattaattaattaattaaataataataattaattaatttttgttcaataaaaTTTATAATTAAATTGTTGTTTTATTATACAAACCGGTCATCTTAAAATCAAGTTCACAGCATTCCACTTATTtatgcattaaaaaaaaatagtcatgagcatgtttaaatatttttttttacttttgtagAAATTATATGcaaataaattatatttttcttatCCAAAGTGATTTGGAGTATGAATATTGTTTGTATAAGTCATATATGGTAATTTGGAGTAAGCCTGTTGTTGATGCCCAAAAATCCAGCTAGCAGGCCCAGTTCATCTTGCGgcctaataaaaaagaaaagcgaATTACACACAAATCATCATGCCATACATGTGGACTCAAGCCTCATTCACGCACTTGGGGCTTACAAGAATGGATGTGGTATGGAAGGTAACGGAATTGCATGAGGCctgttgttagttttggacttgggaccaaAATTCAAGCCCAACGTCCTCACTCCTAATACCGGTATATGAAGAAGATATATCCCAAATTGACAAGCCTTATTTATCATAATAACAACTCTCTTTCAAACCAAACAACCAACATCTTTTTACACAAACAATGATTTCTTCTCAAATGTAGCATTCTTTTACACAACATTGAATTTACTCTTACATGTATAACAACGGGGACTCAATCACAGCAGAAAATATGCCAAACATATTCCACAATCTTCTTTAAATAAAACTTGATAGACCATGAGGCATTACAAAATTCAGTACATGCATTTAACCCAAGCGATCTCTTTACCCAGCAGTAGAGACCTTCCACCGAGATTCCTTTAGCTGCCGGAATTGCATATAAATAGATACTGTTATTAACCAAAAAATATCATAATGGAGGATGCTAGCAAGCTCTCTAGCACTCTTCTTCTCCCATGCTTCATTTCTCCCAAATCCATCCATAGTTTTCCATCCTTTCCAACTCATCTTTTGTCCAAACTTCTTATCTCATATACCTCAACCAGTATACAACACTACTAGGATCTCTTCTTCTGAAACTCAggcttttctagctcccacgaCACACGCATCTTGCTAAGCCTCTTTTAGAATGTTCAATTCACTGCCATGAATATGTGAAGAGCTGTCGGGAAGAACAAAACAGCAAGCTTCCTAGGATTCTCAAGTCTTTCAAAGCTTGCTGGGCCTAGTCTTTGCTAACTCAGACAAAGGGGACAAGATTTTAGGCTCAGTCATGATGATTTCGCTGCCATACAACCCTGATCAAAAGTTTCCCTACAACCACAAACTTTTGAGCCTCATACTCATGCATCAAGCTTATAGCATctgaaagcaaaaaaaattgaaatcagGCAAAATCATTGCCTTTACATACCATAACTAGCACCAAATTATATCGATGTAAAAATTCCAAATCTCGACAACACCTCAAGCAAATCCACTCTCCACAATCACTCATACCATACCATTTAGATCTATTGCATAACCAATATTAGTGACAAATTACTTCAAAATGTTACTATATCAATGATAAATTGTCGATTCTTATAAAAATAGTCACTCAATTACGAAATTAAATTTTGTCAGTTAGCTACAGCTTGTTGGTTAGTTAAAATAACTAACATCGTGAAAATCATGATCCAATCCTCACTAATAACCATGAGGTGAtattaaaaagaaaaccaaGCTACGATTTTCTTATTTCACCCTACAAAaaattgaattattgaaagactacattacccaagtgcaaaataaTTAATAAGTACACTTGGGCATgagataacattaatctttcatcttctccacccaaatttgaatttattactatttttttttgtctttttgttgcctcttcatcgttaattcgttatacAATTCACATaatcattagtgttaacttcatcaaaatctttacgATACCCTTTGTAAATatcgaaaataaaaatttaaaacatgaaaaaaaaataatctctTCTTCgttgctcatagttgttaacttactaatctTTTGACATACATTGAAAAGACACACAtttaaattgaaagaaaaaattaaaaaatagaagtaaattagattttttttttttttttttttttagagaaggaTGATAGAATTTTATTACTCAATGAGAAGAAGTATTACAATATGAAGCAACAAGGCTTCTAATGGCGAAAGGTATAGAACCCTTCCAATTAGCAGACACATTAGAATACAACGCAACCTTTGCAAGCTTGTGTGCTTCCAAATTGGACTCTCTGTAAACATGTTGAAAGAAAGAACTAGGAATAGAAGCTAAGTGGACTAAAATGTCATCAACCACCCTCCCAATCATGGAATGATCTTTTTCTTTAGACTTAAAAGAATTGACCAACTGAAGATAATcactttaaaaaataataggTGCCTGGTTGAACTCCACAACCCAAGCACATGCAGCCCTCCCAGCAAGAGCCTCAACAACAACAGGAGCACTAACTGATGAAACTCTACAACAAGAGCCAGCCACAATCAGCCCACAGAATCACGTACTACAACACCGATACCTCCCATGTTAGTATTGCTATCAAATGCTCCATCCAGATTTGCCTTAAGCCACCCTGTAGGAGGAGGCACCCAAGGAGCTTAAGCACGTTTTGTTTTGGGACTTCTACCCGGACGAAGGGAAGTAAACAATGAGAAGCTAGAAGCTGCTTGGAAGAAAAGTTGTTCCAAATCAAGGTATTTACCATTCCACACTCTTTGATTCCTCTCTTTCCATATTGCCCATAACAGATACAGAAGAAAGTCAAAAAGCTCAGAAGAAATAGTCTGCATCCAGTGAGATAACCAATCCAACATCGAAGCTTGATAGTCAATGCTAGATGAGATCACCGAACTTAAGCCTGGAGCCTTTCTTAACATAGTATGCACAAAGGAACAATCTATACTAACATGATGAATAGATTCGTCTCCATCATTGCAGAAAACACAACCATCAGTAATGCAAATCCTCTTGGTTCGAAGTTGAGCCAATGTAGGAAGAATAGAAGCACATACCTTCCACATGTGAACCTTCACCTTACCAGGGATCTCAGCATTCCAAATCCGTTTCCAAGTGTCCACAAAAGGTGAAGGGTTGGAGACAGAAGGGATATCTACATGAACTAATTTAATAGCAAGCTTGTAGGTACTTTTAGTGGAGAATAGACCTTTTGCGTCAAAATGCCAAATCAATCTGTCAGAAACACTCCTTTGGCTAAGAGGAATAGACAAAATTAACGCTACATCTTCTGGCTCAAACCACTAAGCTATAAGCTCAAAATTCCAAGACAACCCAGGGAGTAACAATTCCCTAACAAAAGTCGGAGCACCATCCCTCCTAATGAAAGGTCGGAACGAATTAGGTCTAGGCAACCAAGGATCATCCCAAATATGAATGGATTGACCATCTCCCACCTGCCATCTCACCCCACTTCTAAGCACTGATCTGACTTCAAAAATTCCACACCAACAAAAGGATGGTACTGACATTAGAGAGGCACTCCAAAAATCACCATCAGGGTAATACTTAGCCTTATAAAGTCGGCTAAGTAAATAATCTTAGCTCAGAGAGCAAGATTATGAGCATATAAATCACGAAAACCCATGCCACCCTCCTCTTTAGGTTTGCATAAACCTTCCCAAGAAAGCCAATGAATTTTCTTGTTCTCCGCTTTGCTTCCCCACCAAAACCTAGCACACAATCTTTGGGAAGAAGAAAGTAACTCatagcaaaaaaaaagaggaaaaagtaaattagattatgattttattataatgtaaattattctatgcaccgaccgTGCAAATGACctaacacttataagatgatctcatcatttgatatttataattaatatttttattaataacctaaaagtgtatttaatataatccaACCATCTATTTATGTAGGTATAAGTGTACGGCTATGTCAtttaatgatatttttgaaaagaaaaatgaattagataagtaaatttaataataaaaattaaattaaaattaaaatatatagtGTAAATACTGTAATGAGTAAGTATGAGgaacaaagaaattaaaatgtacAGTGTAATCACTGTAATGAGGTAATATGGggaacaaagaaaatgtaagGTGTACCAAAACTatacattttcaatttttcatccccaccttttctttacttttttcaTGCAATTGGTCCCCACAAGCCACAAAGAGGTCGGAATCATTTCGCTATCTAATGCACCAGAtgtagaaaaaaataaaaataaaaaacctttTGAtagaaaaatagtaataaacTCTAAGTAGTAGTCCAGTCAATATTGGCCAAAGAAAAGAAGTTAGTCTAGTCAATATATCACGAAAAATCGACAATCTCCTCATACTCTTGAATCGATATCTCACAATGTAATTCAGGAGAGAGGAGCATTGGAGAAGATGGTTTGCAATAAACGTGTGGTCCTACTTTGATTGTCCATAAATTTTTGTTGAGGATAGAGATGTCATGGGGGTCCCCATACCCCGACGTCCTCGTTTAAACGTGGAAGTGCATGTAATACTTATCCGGAAAGTTCTATTTTGATCTTTAATCTTTCAAATGGAAGTGCATGTAATCattatttttaataataaatattgaaaataaaataaaaaaacgagattgtattttaaaatttttaaaatacgTTAGATAGTTTAGCAAAAAAAATATTCTTCATAATTTTCTAAGCTgcgagaagaaaaaaattaaattgcCTTATAATTGTTTACAATTTTGttgaataaaattaaaaatatttttattttttaatctttcgAGAAATAAGTTGCCAAATGAATTACCACATCTTTTAATACAAAATTTTAAACTTAGAGTTGGTAATagggttcttgacccaaagtattaaaattggccaaaattatctcacttaccccaacaacatatTCTTATTCCCACTAatacaatttcaaataaaatgacaattttaccctcaacttaattaaaaaactacatccatgtcatctctctctctctctctctctctctctctctctctctctctctctctctctctctctctctctctctctctctctctctctccctccctccctccctctcccctcctcctctccctctctctctctctctctctctctccctctctccctccctccctccctctcccctCCTCCTCTCCACCGCCGTGTTCATCCTCTTCCCCTCTGACCCGGTCCTAGAGCTCGCCTGGATCCAACTTAACCACGTCGAAGTCCACTCGTCGCCGGAGCTCACCCTTGACCTCTCATTCTCGCTAACGTTCAAGGTCAACCAGTTCTCGGATCTGCCGCCGATCATGGTTAGAGCATGTAGAAGGAATTGACGATGTTGTAACGGAAACCGCCTAGAgcaacagagaaagagagacaaGTTTTCTGCAGCACCGATTCCGATTGGCTAGGAATTGAAATTCTCTCTCTACGGTGGCGTTGGACGGTGGTGACTAGTTTGGTTGGAGAAGTGCTTCCAGGGACGACTTGCTAGAAGTTGAGATTGGCGTCCTGGACTGACTGGATGTGCAAGGCAGGGAGAGAAAATTTCAATTTGTTgacgtgggtgcccagagcaatttctgggtgcccaaattagattttattttattttattttttaaagtaatggggcaaaaggaaagaaaaaaaaaagttttgaatgtttattggggggccataaacgtctattggagggcaatagacgttttaaaattgatataatctttttcttttctttaatcaaaattttatttatctGATTTTATGaatattagttctcattccggctacagaaagttctattgggggggtaatagaggtttattgcccctttATTAGGGGCGATAGAAGTCTATTGGGGAAAATAAACCTTTATGACGACCTCTTTGCtgacctccggcgaggttttcagaaaagtctggTGGGCGGAGGCCGGTGACCGAAATCCCGCCACCTTTGACCGGACTCTGCGAAGtctcttatggtttctctctcttccatttttttctctctctctctctccaagaaACAAAAGGATAAGGGTAAAAtcgtctttaaaaaaaattagggaAAATTACTTGTCCCCCCATGTACTTTTTGGGATTCGACAGTTCAGTCACTGCTATTCCAATTTTAACAGATAACTCCCCAAACATTCAAATTTGACACAATTTGatctaaaatgaccattttacccctcacttattattattattttttccttctctctctctttttatatatatgtatgtgtgtgtgtatattttttattcttctctctctttatatatatatatttatatgtgtgtgtacatatacatatatatatatatatagatatatacatacacatTAGATATGTATGTAtacatgtatatgtatgtatacatatatatctaatgtgtatgtatatatctatatatatatatgtatgtatatgtatatgtagatatagaaatatatgtataattttatACATATGTGTgtataatgtgtgtgtgtgggtgtagctatatgtatatgtgtgtgtatgtatatattagatatatatataaattaaaaaaaaaaaaaaaaaaaagaggaagtgagggataaaatggtcattttggatcaaattgtgtgaaatttgaatgtgtGAGGAGTTATCTGTTAAAATTGGAATaacagggactgaactgtcgaatcTCAAAAAGTACAGGGGGACTAGTAATTTcccaaaaaaattataaaaaaaaaaaccttaatttGGTATTaaggaagacttccttagagtgttttagctaaaagggaattaaaaaaacttaatggagtaagtgagaaaaaaatctctagaaatgagataaattgacaaaaacctAATTGTATTGCGACACTTCTACTAGAAAAAAGAATCACAAACAGATATTAAAATTTTGGAGAGTAAAGATTtcacattagaaaagtgacaaataaaatataatttataagttGATAGATCACACTCAATTGCAATGAAACATTTTATGATTAAAACATAACAGGTAAAGGGTGGTTAaggagtgaaaaaaaaaaaaatctgaaaaatcATAAACAAGTCGGTTCGGTGCAAATTTTCttcttaggggggtgtattgtatttggatttgtgcagactttttttaaatgacagactttttgaaaagtcgacagactctttaaaaagttgatagactgttatggatttcttaaaaccattgattttagcaacagacttttattgattcatgaaaatctatatactttattatgaatgacttctatagatttcctaggatgtacaaaatataaaaaaaaaaacaaatgcagtccaaacacaaaataaaataataacttgttgtctcttcaatgctccagtatcttctaatagaaattgacttcaataaatgattgttagtctgtctagcgagtttgttttcattcctaatctcccaacaacataaatatacaatatagatcacttgatgtttatggttaattattctcatcaattttgttttcgccgattaacatatattgtagcaatattgatcaatgtcttgatctataatcaatcaattgaaattcaattgttcaacctttttttgaaccataatataaattcaaattaatgagaataattaattaataagataaaatttagtatggttcaaggtcttacggttag is a window from the Rosa chinensis cultivar Old Blush chromosome 2, RchiOBHm-V2, whole genome shotgun sequence genome containing:
- the LOC112188153 gene encoding amino acid transporter AVT6E; translated protein: MDSNYSAIRKTSYLELQSQNDTESPRLGPKSGGNFHTYEDERFNIDDGDDFDDSLNFHDGNYPLVVDGSKRDGGSGISGAVFNLTTTIIGAGIMALPATMKVLGVVWGFILIILMGILSEVSVELLVRFSVLSKATSYGEVVQYALGRPARIISEICIIVNNAGVLVVYLIIMGDVMSGSLHHVGVFDQWLGHGVWDHRRLLILFMLVVFLAPLCALDKIDSLSVTSAASVALAVVFVVVACAIASIKLAEGKTDSPRMSPDFGSKKAILDLLVVIPIMTNAYVCHFNVQPIYNELEGRSPQKMNRVGRITTVLCIVVYSLTAISGYLLFGKDTESDVLTNFDKDLGIRYSTALNYIVRVGYIFHLLLVFPVVHFSLRQTVDALVFEGSAPLPESRKRCLILTLVLLALIYLGSTMIPNIWTAFKFTGATTAVSLGFIFPSLIAIKLSRKGEGLSFAEKLVSWFMLVMAIAVSVVGVVGNIYSLNSKSE